The DNA window ACCTATTatgtcatatttgatacatgagtttTTGTGAGGTTTTAAACTTCTACATGTTCGGTGTAATCCCACTCTCCTCgaaaaaactgaataaattgCACATTTTTAGCGAcaaattgcaaaaaagaaatgttggatgtaataaatacatattaaacaaattaaaactcatatgTGCAAATATATGAGCCCGTCTGTGTGGAGTTTTTTGTTCTTCCCATGTActgtggcttcctcccacagcctAGAGATGTGCAATTAGTGGGGTTATTTGGTGATTTTAATTTGCCAATAGGTggaaatgtgagtgtgaataatTGTCTGTCtctaagcagaagagaatggatgaatATGCAAATTAATATTTCATTGTAGAAATTACCAGAAGGTTCAATAAAGACCTTCTGGTTATAAAATTTCAAAGAAATTACAATTTTCTACTAATTATTTCATGATTCAGGCTTTAAAGGGTAAAAAGCAAGTTTCACAGCCACAGCAACATGGTTACCatgaactgtatataaaaaatggACATAGCCAACGTGACGCCACTGGTTGGTTTCTGGACTCCACATTTTGAAGCCAGGGATAGCTTTTTGACTGCTGCAAGGTTGCTTTTCTCCAGACAGACATGGCCATAACTGGGTGGAATGCTAAGTTGTCAGCTAGCATTagcaagcttggttagcaaCACAGACACCTAATGCTAACACCTAAAAAGACTTTTAACTTGTTAACTTTTACTCTCAATTTCTACTTGTTGTGTTAAGAGTTACATTtggttatttttccttttattatgTTGTGATGCTCATTTtttctgaatgtttttttttttatcatttaaaatctGCTGAACTTAGCTTGCCTTCAGTGAATGGTATTAGTGGAGGTGAGGCCTAGTAGAAAGCTTTCAAGAAAGCTAAAATTCACCCATTGTAGCTGTTATGGCTCATCAGCATTGGCGTCACTTTTCAGTACTGCGTAGTTACAAAGAAAAGtcagaaaaacttgttttttttcaaaaggatttattaaaaaaaaaaacagcaataatTCTGAAATAATAGCTTTATAAATAACAAACATTAACAGAACATCCAGTCCTTTCTATTTACACCTCCACACAGAAGAGCCCTGCTTATCTAATGCAGACGCGTTAATCCATTCACCACCCcaaaacatataaataaatgaataaataaaatgcccAAAACACACCAGTGCAAAGATCAAGCAGGATCTATAAGCTAATTTCCTTTGCTGCACATAATTTAAGGCCTCAAGCACTGCTAGGTTTCCTTTTCTGTTTACCCATCTTGTGCAGTCCCTGCAGCAGTACTGTGTAGGTCACTATTTCCACAGTTATCTGCACCACTGTTTCAGGACACAGTTCACACTAGTAAACAGTGGGAGTGAAGCTCTTATTAAAAGCCAGGTCGTTTTCAAGTGTGGCAGACGTGCCCCTTAAGGCACACCGCAACAGACTGGTAGCACACTTAGAGACAGCACATACATACTGTGTACACTCAGAAAGAGACCATAACTCTTAAAAGTTCAGCATCTTGCTTTGGTGAAAACATTCAGCGCTCTCTAGCAGCAAACTAATCACAAATGCTGGACGGACTcacagagaggaaaagaaaagaggcaTCGGGTTGATGGTTCAGTAGGaatgccttttgttttgcttcttaACAAACATATTGTGGAAATCTCAATTTCAGTCATCCTTTTTAGACTTTCTGCCTATCATCTTCAAAGTCTTTGTTGGGTCTGTGGCCTGTTCTCCGTACACTGCTAGAAAGATCCAAGGTCATCTGGAAGGGgagtttgaaaaaagaaatcatcctCACAAGAGTTTCTGCAGGGAAGAGTCACAAGTACCCATGACATGTTGAACTTCTCTTTTGAGATAACATGACATTCAAAATAGATGAGACGCTAGTAAAACGTGTACCTGTGAATCCTCCTGTGAGGGGATATCAGATCATTTGTTGATTTCATTCATAATTCTTTATAGCCAATTGCAGGAAATCCCACATAATATTACTTATTACCGGTGCTAACAATGCACTCCCTTCTAACTGAAGCAATGATCAGTGCACCCATCCTGTCGAGGGTTGAATTTGTGGCTATGGGTAACTTATCAAGGGCTAAAAGATGTGGGAGCATGTCAAAGTGCCAGGGATTTCTCCCCACTAAAACATCAACCCGCATACGGAGAGCAGGCCCTAGATgatttacaagaaaaaaaaaacgttttaaGATTTTGCTACTTGAGATTGTcacattcagtttttaaataaagctacaaaaatgctgcaaatgtttcagaagGCGCGCGCTAGCTTGTTACCCAGAGTAATGTGAGTCAGCATGGTCTGCACCATCTCCGGCAGGTTGTACTCGTGCTTCCAGCCCCAGTCCTGTCTCGCTGCGCTGTCCTCCAGTGCTTTTGGCCAGCCGTCGGCTGAAAAGATGTAGCAGAGAAGAAGATGATAGTAGCCAGTGAACACTCTGAAAGGATAAAACTATGACACCGGTATCCCAGCAGTCTCACCGATCGCCTGCCGGACAGGATCCACATTATAGGTAACCTTGAAGTCAGACAGGACTTTCTGGATCTCTCGGGTGAGGTCCTGTGGCGTGAAGCTCATGGCGTTGATGTTGTAGGTGCGGCTGACGAGCGCGTCGTCTGGAGCCTCCAGGAATTCCATAGTGGCCCTGATACAGTCATCTGGGTAGGAGAGGTGGACGGAGGAAGAGATGAGTGAAACGGGAATGCTTCAGTGCCAATGTCGGCAAAACAAAACGCATCAAAGTTTGCTTTACCGATGTACATCATAGGCAGCCGTGTGTCGCTGCGCAGGTTGCACTCAAAGTGACCGCTCTTCACAGCTGCGTGAAAGATCTGGACGCCGTAGTCTAGAAAACAGTGAAAAGAGACCATCAGAATCAGACTGCATCAAAGACATGgagcaaaaaacccaaacatttcCAAATGGTGCACCATCTTCCTTACATTGTCAGTTAGCCTGCACCTTCAGTATTTCCAGAGACATTATACAAGATAAGTGGTGGAGGTGATGATGGTGATATTATAAATGCATCTGTTATGTGTCAGTTTCCATCAAAATTATTGCTGAGCCTCTATACCCGTTCATTTAAAAAGGAAGTGAACCAAAACTTTAACCATATTGCAAAGGTGACTGTTGAGGGCCAACACTTATTCCTAGAAGGTCTTTGGGTATTTGTATCTCAGGCCTACTCACCTGTGGTTCCTCCTCCAGGCTGGGAGTCAGCCGAGATGATGCCTGGATACCTGAGACAGCGGAAATCCAGCCCATACCTTTGGTGGTAGTACTGATAATGGGAGGAAAAGACTCAAAAACGCCAGAAATAAGATGAATAGAGCTCAGAATGAGGACTGGAGCTACAACAGTTGTAAGTGCGGAGAAGAAATACGGGTATGTGTTTTCAAAGTCTCTACAGAGTGTGTCTCACCTCACCCATCAGCTCCGCGTGGACCTTGGATACACCGTAAATAGTGCGTGGCCTCTGCACACACAGATCAGGAGTGGGGTCTTTAGGGGAGGATGGACCGAAGGCACCGATTGTGCTGGGGACAAACACACGCAGACCATGTTCGGTGGCTATATCTAATATGTTATGGAAACctagaaagaaagagaggctgTGCATAAGTCTGCTATGTTAATGCTCTGGTACATGCGTTACAGAGGTGTCTACCTGTGATGTTGACCTCTTTAGCCAGGGCCACGTTGTGCTCCCCCACAGCGGACAGCACAGCTGAGTAGTGAACCAGCCAGCTGATGTTATTGTTGACCACGATCTCCCTGAGGTTCTTATAGTCCAGAATGTCAGAGAAGATGAATGGACCTGTGCAGGACACACAATAGACTGTGTGTGTCGACCCACTCAGTTTTGGAAAGTTTTACCCAAGGAGTGCAGTTTTATGGACATGTGGTTTGCATTTGCACTGAACAAGAATGGAGCTCCTAAACAGAAAGACTGCATGGCCTTTGTAGGGTTTTTACTAACTTGTAGAATATGTGGAGAAGGTAAAAACAATACACACACCGTTATTGTAGACGTGGTTGGGGGGTTTCCGGATGTCAGACAGGATCACATTGAATTTTCCAAATCTCCTCCTGAAGAAGAAACATTAGAGCGGTCAGTTTTGGTAACTCTACTAAGAAAGCTGGTCTGCGGTACAAATGACATGATCACATGACGTCTTTAAGCTCTCTTTCATTATATATCATTTTAACAGTTGTTTCAACAGCTCACACATTACACCCCATATAGGTTTGACTCACAGGTATCACCTTTTGGaagtttttctatttcttttttttaataaaattgcTGGATTTAGGACTGGTATCACCACAGTTCACCACAGCAGTTTAAAAGAGGTCTGCAACGATTCATTGAGTAATTGAATAACTCgactataaaaaaaacaatttcctTGCTTTGATGCTTTGTTTAATGCGTGACAATGTGGTGCTCACCAACATTTGCGATCAAAAATAGACCTGCAATAGGAGTGCGCGTGAGAATTAAAAGTATGACAACATTAAGCTCACGCAGCCTCCAGTGTTTCAACAAAAAGACtgataacacaacagcagcagtaaaGATGAGGGTTTAATGTCATAGTTTAATGTTGAGCCGGGGTCTGTCTAAATGCGGAGTCATTTCCGAGACGGTGTGCTCAGGTGGAGTGAAAGAAAAAGGTTTTTTAGCGTCCAAAACAGCAGCTCTGTTCCTGTAAATCACCATTATAACCTTTACTGGGAAAAAGCTAGCTGGAGTCCTCCGTCATACAACCTGATGCATCCTTAGCTGTTTGTTTTACACATCAAAAAAATCTACAGTATAGCTACAGAAGTTAGGTGACCCCTTacaagcaagcacttggtgaaagtaggaaggaaaaacttttaacttttaactgGAAGAATCCTCCATCTGCCACGACCAAGCTTTAACCACCTGGTAtacccaggcggtctcccagacaaatactaaccaagcccaaccctGTTTAGTTTCTGGGATCAGACTGGAGCAGGAATGTACAGAATGGTGTGGCCACAACTAATACAGTGACTGGTATGTGTATATCGATAGAATTTTTACTGGTATCAGCCTGAAAACCCAGTATCAGTATCACGTATACGCAAAGAAAACTACGCTACATATGGAAAAAGCTAAACAACGGAAATCAGAGGTTATTTAAGCTTCTTACCTTAATGACTTAGCAAGCCCCACCCCCAGCTGTCCAAGTCCTCCTACAAGGATAAATTagagaaaaagaagcaaattaCCAAGCAGTTTAAGCACTTTTAAGAGCTGTCGTGgaatttttgtaaataaagtctgcaacacagaaagagctgtgGTCAAACTATTTATTACTACGCGCAGGAGAATGGATACATACATCAAAACATCACAGGTTCATAGTAATGAGCGTTCTTATGTCATCATCAAACTCTGTGTATCTTTCAGTTACAACAGTCTTTTGTCCACCCTGGGCTGTTGCTGAACAGAGAAGACTCCCACTATCTTTTCCCAGGCCAGCACCTGGCGCTGGCCCTGACCTTCATCCTTCTGAGCCAAACAGTTAGCAGATAACATAGTGAAACATTGTTAGGCCTAGCTAAGCAGTTTTTTATTTCACGAGGTCATactgacacatacacatactTCATCTAAGCATGCAAAGGTTACACAAAAATCATACAGTGAAGTTCTAACCACCTATATCTAAATGTGAGGGTTAACTAGAATTTTCCCATTACAGAGCTTAAGTAACACAAGAGGTATGACACAAAAACTAACCAGTAATGAGGACTTTGGGTTTGTCACCATCAGTGCAGGATGAAGCATGTGTTCTGACGCCATGTACTGCAGAGGTCGTCTGCATAACACAGCGTGGGGGCCTGTTCCCAGCATGCTTCAATGCAGCTCTCAGCAACTGAACCACCGGCATCATAATACCTCCTATTAACAAAAGCACATATTAACATGAAACACTGAGTGCATCCACAGCCTTAGTATATGCAAGTGGGGttacattattattactgtGGACTAGAGCTGGgagatataagattttttcatatcacgatatgtttttttcatttcaggcgataacgatatatatgacgatataagccaaataactatatttgtaagattcaaatgtgccgttgctcacaagtaaaatgtgaaataatcagcagcttgtcttgattttaatatttatttcccataataagttcaacagggtagatgtacttaaggaacatgagactttttcagataaaggcaaatattgcaaactacacaaaaggcagccgctaaagcctttaagtttcaaaatagaacaaacaaaacagactactaaattgtcaattccacttagaaacaaaatattaattctaaaaataaatcttagtttgttttacagaagaacagacaaaattgactaacttttgtcaatatcaaataaactgagaactaaaaggaaattttcaatctctccttgttgtatagctttctgaactttctgaatcctttgtcatccgcaactgaaaatagttgtggatgattactatacctttctaatgtgaggTTGtcgtccctggctctctttctctctctctccctcccgctctgttcctgtgctactgcgagtgtaactaccgcccctcccccctcttcccagcgcaaagcacaaggctcgcgtgcggagtgaagcggaaaagagtgcgagagagagggtgagagaaagaaagtaaaaaaccccacggctcgtAATAAGGAGCCGgatcgcgtcgttcacgtcaaaagtcgcgaccgacacatcactacgaaataccttcgcactacggaacttctatggcccttccgttcgacaatctctccggcattggagccatcatctcttttctcttcggtaacctggtcacccacgctctcggttgatttttctctagtcggcacactcatttcctccattacctgggcagcccggctggctgcttccgAAACAACTACACAtatgcggcttggcacttgtgctgtacgtaacaagtcacatGACGTGAcactgcggctgtgattggttcggctctgcgctacttaatttggattggctgttcttttctttttttttaagagagcaaggtctatcgcaatagtttattttttctatcgagaaaaagttatttcgcaatacatatcgttatcgttctatcgcccagctctactgtGGACAcacatattattatattaacacCATCATCCTGTGATAATGTTAGCTTAGTTAAACTTACCTTAAATCAGTTCAACTGAAAAACCATCCAACACTTAGCTCGACAAAGCTACTTCCTCAGAGCAAgctaatggctcagtcacatGAGTAAAAATAGGACAGCAGGCtccttaaataaaaaaaattaaaaattggtGAGGCCTCATAATTGTAATGATTTTTTTCACATCTGTTTGGAACTTGTAGTCACTAAATGATTGGCCAGAATTTGAGGGTGTTTCACAATTGACCATTTTTGATGGCAAGCTTGCACAGGTTAGCTGACAGGAGGCGACTTTCCTGCAAATAGTTAAACTACAGGAATGTCTCAGAGACATAAatacctggatgacctctagtTTCCTGCTTCTAAATCCAGATAAatctgaggttattgtactcggctataaaaatcttagaaacatggtGTCTATCTAgatgcttactctggatggcattaccttggtcTCCCATAGCACTGTGAGGagtcttggagtcatttttgaccaggatatgtccttcaatgtgcACATTAAACAAATACGTAGGACTGCTTTCTCGAATTTCTGCCTAATCTCTAagattagaaacatcctgtatCAGAGTGATGATGAAAAAGTACCTTACTGCTTCTtctacttctaggctggacaaCTGTAATTCAATATTATCAGGACGTCCTAAAAACTccttgaaaagccttcagctgatccaaaatgcaagagtactgacagggaaatttaaaatccttctcctcacacACGTCTTGACTAATAAGGTCCTATTTTATCCtgaagacctcatagtaccatatcaccccgcCCCACTCCCAGGCTGCTGgattacttgtggttcctaaagtttctaaaagtagaatgggaggcagtgCCTTTAGCTTCCAGggccctcttctgtggaactagctctcagtttggatttgggagaaaGACATCCTCTCTACTTATAAGATTAGACCTAAAACTCCTTTATAATGTATATAGTTAGGGTGACCCCGAATCCTTCAGACTGCAATAGGAATAGGGCTGTTAAGGGTgggtttcccatgatgcactgattgtttcctcttcactcacctcttttcactctctgCATGTTTATAACAACACTCTGCATtcaatcattagttattatttaaCTTCGGCGCTCTTCCACAGCGAGTATTTTGCCACATCTCCCTCCGATCACCCCCAACCGCTTGCAGCAAATGGCTACACCGCCATCCTGGAGGTTACTTTTCTTCCTATTTAAagagagtttttctttcccactgttgccaagtgcttgcttatacAGGTTTATatgattgttggtgttttctctattattgtagggtctttaccttacaatataaagcaccttgaggtgttgttttgattttgcactttataattaaaactgaactgaattgagcCCAGTTGCAGTCTGACTTGAACTGATTGCAACCACTGGAAAGTTGCAAATTACTGCTGTCTAATTTCTAAATGCAGACATTTTGTGGCATGTTATGCTTTTCTACCTGCTCTACGTTAAGAAAGATGAGTTTATAAGGGGTATTTTGTGCATATATCAACTtaaaactgtcaaaataaacCCAACATGTGAAAGCCTT is part of the Pelmatolapia mariae isolate MD_Pm_ZW linkage group LG23, Pm_UMD_F_2, whole genome shotgun sequence genome and encodes:
- the LOC134620483 gene encoding L-threonine 3-dehydrogenase, mitochondrial-like isoform X3 gives rise to the protein MMPVVQLLRAALKHAGNRPPRCVMQTTSAVHGVRTHASSCTDGDKPKVLITGGLGQLGVGLAKSLRRRFGKFNVILSDIRKPPNHVYNNGPFIFSDILDYKNLREIVVNNNISWLVHYSAVLSAVGEHNVALAKEVNITGFHNILDIATEHGLRVFVPSTIGAFGPSSPKDPTPDLCVQRPRTIYGVSKVHAELMGEYYHQRYGLDFRCLRYPGIISADSQPGGGTTDYGVQIFHAAVKSGHFECNLRSDTRLPMMYIDDCIRATMEFLEAPDDALVSRTYNINAMSFTPQDLTREIQKVLSDFKVTYNVDPVRQAIADGWPKALEDSAARQDWGWKHEYNLPEMVQTMLTHITLDDLGSF
- the LOC134620483 gene encoding L-threonine 3-dehydrogenase, mitochondrial-like isoform X2 — protein: MMPVVQLLRAALKHAGNRPPRCVMQTTSAVHGVRTHASSCTDGDKPKVLITGGLGQLGVGLAKSLRRRFGKFNVILSDIRKPPNHVYNNGPFIFSDILDYKNLREIVVNNNISWLVHYSAVLSAVGEHNVALAKEVNITGFHNILDIATEHGLRVFVPSTIGAFGPSSPKDPTPDLCVQRPRTIYGVSKVHAELMGEYYHQRYGLDFRCLRYPGIISADSQPGGGTTDYGVQIFHAAVKSGHFECNLRSDTRLPMMYIDDCIRATMEFLEAPDDALVSRTYNINAMSFTPQDLTREIQKVLSDFKVTYNVDPVRQAIADGWPKALEDSAARQDWGWKHEYNLPEMVQTMLTHITLGNKLARAF
- the LOC134620483 gene encoding L-threonine 3-dehydrogenase, mitochondrial-like isoform X1, coding for MMPVVQLLRAALKHAGNRPPRCVMQTTSAVHGVRTHASSCTDGDKPKVLITGGLGQLGVGLAKSLRRRFGKFNVILSDIRKPPNHVYNNGPFIFSDILDYKNLREIVVNNNISWLVHYSAVLSAVGEHNVALAKEVNITGFHNILDIATEHGLRVFVPSTIGAFGPSSPKDPTPDLCVQRPRTIYGVSKVHAELMGEYYHQRYGLDFRCLRYPGIISADSQPGGGTTDYGVQIFHAAVKSGHFECNLRSDTRLPMMYIDDCIRATMEFLEAPDDALVSRTYNINAMSFTPQDLTREIQKVLSDFKVTYNVDPVRQAIADGWPKALEDSAARQDWGWKHEYNLPEMVQTMLTHITLGPALRMRVDVLVGRNPWHFDMLPHLLALDKLPIATNSTLDRMGALIIASVRRECIVSTGNK